From the Rhizomicrobium palustre genome, the window AGAGTCCCTACGACGCCTCGATCCTGGCGGCACGCGAGCTTGGCGGGCCGATCATCGCCATGGGTATCGTGCTCATCGCGGTCTATGTGCCGATTGGCTTCATCGGCGGCTTGACCGGCGCGCTCTTCACCGAGTTCGCCTTCACCCTGGTGGGCGCGGTGGCGATCTCGACCATCGTGGCCTTGACCTTGTCGCCTATGATGTCGAGCCGTCTGCTCCTGCCGCATGGTGCGCGCCGTTCCGATCTTGAGCGCCGCATCGTTACTTATATCGACGAGAAGTTCGAGAAGCTGCACACGGCCTACAGCAAGGCGCTGCATAGCGTTCTGAACGACCTGCGTGTGGTGGTGGTGTTTGCCGCGATCATCTTTGTGATGATCGGTTTCCTCTTCGTCTCGTCCAAGAACGAACTGGCGCCGAGCGAAGACCAGGGCTTCATGCTGGCCATGCTGACGCCCTCGCCGACCTCGACTCTGGAACAATCCTCTATCTGGCAGGCCCAGGCCCTGAAAGTGGCGCGGTCTTTCCCGGAGACGGACCACACCTTCCAGATCTCGTCCTCGACCATGAACCTGATGGGCATCGTCTTGAAGCCCTGGAGCGAACGCAGCCGTTCGGCCGATCAGATTCAGCAGTCGCAGGATAAGACCAAGGTCACGTTGCAGTCGGAACTCTCCAAGATCGCGGGCGTGCGCGCTGCGGCCTTCCAGATTCCGCCGCTGCCGGGCCCGGGTGGCCTTGGCGTCCAGTACGTCATTCAGACCACGCAGGGCTTCACCCAGCTCAACGAGGTGACGCAGAAGATCGTTGATGAAGCCGAGAAATCGGGCAACTTCTTCTACATCGACTCCAGCCTGAAATACGACAACCCGCAGATCGAAGTCGTGATCGACCGCGATAAGGTGGCGGGCATGGGGCTGACCATGAGCGATGTCGGCAATGCGCTGACCTCGATGCTGGGCGGCGGTTATGTCAACTACTTCGACCTTTCGGGCCGCGCCTATCAGGTGATCCCGCAGGTGCAGCAGAACTTCCGCCTCAATGCGAGCCAGCTCTCGAGCTATTACATCCGCTCGTCGAGCGGCTCCTCGATCCCGCTGTCCACCGTGGCGACGCTGAAGAGCAAGGTCACCCCGGAATCGCTCGATCACTTCCAGCAGCAGAATGCGGCCACTTTGACCCTCATTCCGCGGCCGGGCATCACCACGGGCGATGCCGTCAATATCCTGAACGGGATCGCCGAAAAGGTGATGCCGCCGGGTTATAAGGTGGACTATGCCGGTGCCACCCGCCAGTTCATGCAGGAATCGAGCGCGCTGATCGAAACCTTCGCTTTCGCGCTGATCATCATCTTCCTGGCGCTGGCGGCTCTGTTCGAAAGCTTCCGCGATCCTCTGACCATCCTTGTCTCGGTGCCGATGTCGATTGCCGGTGCGCTTCTCTTCGTCGCCTTGGGCGTCGGCGGGGCGAGCCTCAACATCTACACCGAGGTGGGTCTCGTCACCCTGATCGGCCTGATCTCCAAGCACGGCATTCTGATCGTGCGCTTCGCCAACGACCTTCAGATCCACCAGGGCTATTCCAAGCGCCAGGCGGTGGAAGAGGCCGCGGCGATCCGCTTGCGCCCGATCCTGATGACCACCGCAGCCATGGTCTTGGGCGTGATGCCTTTGATCTTCGCGGCGGGTGCAGGCGCGGCAGCGCGCTACAACCTCGGTCTGGTGATCGCGACCGGTCTTGCCATCGGCACGCTCTTCACCCTCTTCGTGGTGCCCGCGATCTACGTCCTGATCGCCCAGCAGCACAAACATGAAGAAGCTGAACCCGCAGCGCATTAAGCCGCTGAAGTTCTTCGAAAAAACGAAAGGCCGCTGGGAACAGCGGCCTTTTTTCTTTCGTCATGGCCAGGTCAGGTCCGGCCATGACGGGTAGAGTAGGGGGGCGATCTCCCAAAAACAAAAGGGCCGCCTTTTGGGCGACCCTTGGAATTCTTGCGATATAACGAATGTGGGAATTAGGGGCGCAGGGTTCAAGGGGTAATTCGAAAATTTCCTCGAACCCGGACCGCGCGCCCCTTACCAGTTACACATCGCGCCGCCCTGTTCCAGGCGGTTCACCGGCAAATACGCCCGCTTATAGGGATACTTGGCGGCTTCCTTCTCATCGATATCGCAGCCATGGCCCGGGGTTTCGCTCGGATGCATGAAGCCGTCCTCGAAGGTGTAATTGACCTTGAAGATGCTCTCCATCTGCTCGGAATGGGGCATGTGCTCCTGAATACCGAAATTATGGATCGCCATATCGAAATGCAGGGCGCTCGCCATGGTGATGGGGGAGAGGTCGGTGGCGCCATGAAAGCCCGTCTTCACATTGAAGAGATCGGCGAAATGCGCGATCTGGCGCAGATGCGTGATGCCGCCCGCATGCACGATGGTGGCGCGGATATAATCGATGAGCTGCTCTTGGATCAGGGTACGGCAGTCCCAGATCGAGTTGAAGATTTCGCCAATCGCCAAGGGCGTGGTGGTGTGCTTGCGGATGATGCGGAAGTTTTCCTGATTGTCGTCATCCACCGTGTCTTCCAGCCAGAAGAGGCGATAGGGCTCCAGATCCTTGCCGAGGCGCGCCGCTTCGATCGGGGTGAGGCGGTGATGCACGTCGTGGAGCAGATGCACGTCATCGCCCAAAACGCGGCGGCCCTCTTCGAAGAGCTTCGGCAGCGAGCGCATGTACTTCTCGGTCGACCAGAGGTTTTCGGTCGGGATATCGGCATCGGCGGGCTCGTAAGCCTCTTTGCCTTTCGGCACGCCATAGGTCGATTTCAGCCCCGGCACGCCCGCCTGCAAGCGGATGGCCTTATAGCCCATCTCCTTATGCTTCACGGCGTCTTCCAGCGTGTCCTCGATGGTTTTGCCATTGGCATGGCAATAGACCAGCACGTTGTCGCGGCTCGCCCCGCCGAGGAGCTGATAGAGCGGCAGACCCGCCACCTTGGCCTTGATGTCCCACAGCGCCATGTCCACCGCGGCAATCGCCGACATGGTGACCGGTCCCCGGCGCCAATAGGCTCCGCGATAGAGGAACTGCCAGATGTCCTCGATACGGTGAGCGTCGCGCCCGATCAGGCAGGGGATGACGTGATCTTGAAGATAGCTGGCTACGGCCAGCTCGCGGCCATTCAGGGTGGCATCGCCGACGCCATAGACGCCATCCTTGGTTTCGATCTTCAGGGTCACGAAATTGCGGCCCGGACTCGATACGATGACGCGGGCGGCTTCGATCTTGAGCATGGCAGTTCTCCCTGGGCGATGCTATTGTGACCGGTAACACAAGCGGTGGGGCAGGGCGAGTCAAGGGGCTGTATTGCCGGGGGCCAGCATGCCGCATCGCAGGATCGGTTTTCAAACGGCTTGGGCAGCGGCGGCGCTAAAACGCCCGTTGCTCTTTGATAACGCTAACACTAAGCTTTGTGTCCATAAACGAGCTGCCGGATGAACGCAAATGTGGAGGGGCCATTGCGATGCCCGCCCCCATTGCGAAGTTTGAGGCGGTCATAACAAAGTGAGGGCCGCCGTCTCCCAAGGAGCGAGCGGAAAAGAGCCCGGCAAAAGCCGGCGACAGGGAGGGATGAATGAGTCACAAACTTTCTTTCACCGAGAAGGCTGGCTATGCCCTCGGCGATCTGGCAGCCAATTTCGTCTTCCAATTCATGATCTCGCTGCAGGTGACGTTCTATGTGGACGTCTTCGGCCTGCCGCCAGATCAAGCCGCCTTCATGTTCCTGGTGGTCGGCATCGCGGTCGCCTTCGTCAACCCGATCATGGGCGTGATCGCGGACCGCACGGTGACCAAATGGGGTAAATTCCGCCCCTGGCTGATCTGGACGGCGCTGCCTTTCGGCGTCATCGGCGTCTTGACCTTCACCACCCCCGATATCTCGCCCGCCGCCAAGCTGATCTATGCCTGGGTCACCTATGCGTTGCTGCGCGGCATCTACACGGTCAACAACGTGCCTTACGCCTCGATCAATGCGGTGATGACCGATGATCCCGATGAGCGTAACTCGGCCTCGCAATTCCGTCAGATCGCGGCCAATTCCGCAGGCTTCATCGTCGGCGCCCTGGTGGTGCCGCTGATCAACATCTTCGCGGGCGGCTCCAAGAACCCGGCCGATCTGGCGCGCGGTTATCAATACACCATGGGCATTTTGATGGTCACCGCCATGGTGATGTTCGTGATCTGCTTCCTCACCACCAAGGAACGCATCATTCCCGATCCGCAGCAGAAGCGCTCGCTGAAGCAGGATGTGTCCGATCTCTTCTCGAACAAGCCCTGGGCGATTCTCTTCCTTGCCACGCTGTTCTATTTCGCCGCCCTCTGCATGCGCGGCAATGCCATGCTGCCCTATTGCAAGCTCTTCCAGGGCGATGAGAACATCTTCTCCTGGCTGAACGGTTTCGGCCTCGCCTCGCTGCTCGTCGGCGTCGCCTGCTCGAACTTTGTTTCGATCCGCATCGGCAAGAAGCATCTCTTCTTCATCTCCATGCTGCTTACCGGCCTTCTCACCGTTTCCTTGATCTTCCTGCCCGCGGGTAACACCCCGCTGGTGGTCGGTGTGGAAGTGCTGCGCCAGTTCTCCTTCGGTATCTCCGGTCCGATCCTGTGGTCGATGATGGGCGACGTCGCCGATTACGGCGAATGGAAGAAGGGCCGCCGCGCCGATGGCATCATCACCTCTGCGGTGGTGTTCGCCCTCTGGATCGGCCTCACCCTCGGCCAGGCGGCTGTGGGCGCGCTGTTCTCCTTCTATGGCTATGCCGCTGGCACCGCGACCCAGACTCCGGAAGCCGTTCATGGCGTGGTGTTGACCGGCGGTCTTTATGCCGGTGCCTGCTTCCTGATCGCTGCGGCGCTTCTCATGGTCTATCCGCTTAACCGCGCGGAAAATAAGAAGATCGCCGAGGATTTGATCGCGCGCCGCAAGGCCCGTCAGGCCTGATCGCCGCGCTTTATCTTAAGACCGGCAGCGCCCATGAAAACTTGGGGGCTGCCGGTGGTTCCCCCACAATAAAATAAG encodes:
- the manD gene encoding D-mannonate dehydratase ManD translates to MLKIEAARVIVSSPGRNFVTLKIETKDGVYGVGDATLNGRELAVASYLQDHVIPCLIGRDAHRIEDIWQFLYRGAYWRRGPVTMSAIAAVDMALWDIKAKVAGLPLYQLLGGASRDNVLVYCHANGKTIEDTLEDAVKHKEMGYKAIRLQAGVPGLKSTYGVPKGKEAYEPADADIPTENLWSTEKYMRSLPKLFEEGRRVLGDDVHLLHDVHHRLTPIEAARLGKDLEPYRLFWLEDTVDDDNQENFRIIRKHTTTPLAIGEIFNSIWDCRTLIQEQLIDYIRATIVHAGGITHLRQIAHFADLFNVKTGFHGATDLSPITMASALHFDMAIHNFGIQEHMPHSEQMESIFKVNYTFEDGFMHPSETPGHGCDIDEKEAAKYPYKRAYLPVNRLEQGGAMCNW
- a CDS encoding MFS transporter translates to MSHKLSFTEKAGYALGDLAANFVFQFMISLQVTFYVDVFGLPPDQAAFMFLVVGIAVAFVNPIMGVIADRTVTKWGKFRPWLIWTALPFGVIGVLTFTTPDISPAAKLIYAWVTYALLRGIYTVNNVPYASINAVMTDDPDERNSASQFRQIAANSAGFIVGALVVPLINIFAGGSKNPADLARGYQYTMGILMVTAMVMFVICFLTTKERIIPDPQQKRSLKQDVSDLFSNKPWAILFLATLFYFAALCMRGNAMLPYCKLFQGDENIFSWLNGFGLASLLVGVACSNFVSIRIGKKHLFFISMLLTGLLTVSLIFLPAGNTPLVVGVEVLRQFSFGISGPILWSMMGDVADYGEWKKGRRADGIITSAVVFALWIGLTLGQAAVGALFSFYGYAAGTATQTPEAVHGVVLTGGLYAGACFLIAAALLMVYPLNRAENKKIAEDLIARRKARQA
- a CDS encoding efflux RND transporter permease subunit, with protein sequence MNFTDLFIKRPVLAIVVSLAIFVIGLRAITSLPVRQYPVMQNAVVTITTAYYGASPETVAGFITTPLENAVAQADGIDYMSSKSVQGMSTITVNLRLNQDASKALAQIITQVNSVKNQMPPQAQASVISIAVGQSTAALYITFNSKVLPTNKITDYLIRVVQPQIQAVPGVQQAQILGGKTFAIRVWLDPQKLAAYNLTATDVYNVLGSNNYLSAVGRTRGQMVQINLTASTNLHSVAEFENLNIKSSNGAYVRLADVAQVTLGSTDYDSQARFDGNQGVVIAVNVTPSANVLDVIKGVRATLPTINAQLPKGLDSFVAYDSTKFISSAIDEVEHTLIEAIIIVILVIFVFLGSPRAVIIPIVTIPLSLIGAGIFMMAFGFTLNLLTLLAFVLAIGLVVDDAIIVVENVSRHIEEGKSPYDASILAARELGGPIIAMGIVLIAVYVPIGFIGGLTGALFTEFAFTLVGAVAISTIVALTLSPMMSSRLLLPHGARRSDLERRIVTYIDEKFEKLHTAYSKALHSVLNDLRVVVVFAAIIFVMIGFLFVSSKNELAPSEDQGFMLAMLTPSPTSTLEQSSIWQAQALKVARSFPETDHTFQISSSTMNLMGIVLKPWSERSRSADQIQQSQDKTKVTLQSELSKIAGVRAAAFQIPPLPGPGGLGVQYVIQTTQGFTQLNEVTQKIVDEAEKSGNFFYIDSSLKYDNPQIEVVIDRDKVAGMGLTMSDVGNALTSMLGGGYVNYFDLSGRAYQVIPQVQQNFRLNASQLSSYYIRSSSGSSIPLSTVATLKSKVTPESLDHFQQQNAATLTLIPRPGITTGDAVNILNGIAEKVMPPGYKVDYAGATRQFMQESSALIETFAFALIIIFLALAALFESFRDPLTILVSVPMSIAGALLFVALGVGGASLNIYTEVGLVTLIGLISKHGILIVRFANDLQIHQGYSKRQAVEEAAAIRLRPILMTTAAMVLGVMPLIFAAGAGAAARYNLGLVIATGLAIGTLFTLFVVPAIYVLIAQQHKHEEAEPAAH